A stretch of Mobula birostris isolate sMobBir1 chromosome 2, sMobBir1.hap1, whole genome shotgun sequence DNA encodes these proteins:
- the LOC140208103 gene encoding uncharacterized protein, giving the protein MKQEVYGLAQQWIAVILFWVTPVAVPTLATVTAQCAGAVTLPCRATRVKSHTYTSVRWYKVVNQKDLKGIIWKRGNNIKLYRGVDQNVTMVAQDSLTIWHVKEEDSGTYQCSIFASLGGTNQNGHVTLRVSVCLSSSVATSVAVTTPGTSSIASTLHAPPAFCLCISSAIPPAAWLTILAVLNVIKVLASYCSIQALRRMRRPEQEVSWRDVDKEEEMVRSLKEHVQRFSVMKQEHALAAGAQAVKFYSGRSVRGVPPMAFSRAREGTTLF; this is encoded by the exons ATGAAGCAGGAGGTGTACG GATTGGCTCAGCAGTGGATCGCAGTCATATTGTTCTGGGTCACACCAGTCGCTGTCCCAACATTAGCCACTGTGACAGCCCAGTGTGCAGGTGCGGTGACATTGCCCTGCAGAGCCACCAGGGTGAAGAGCCATACCTACACCTCGGTCAGGTGGTACAAG GTGGTAAATCAGAAGGACCTGAAGGGAATTATTTGGAAAAGGGGTAACAATATTAAGCTTTACAGAGGTGTAGACCAGAACGTGACGATGGTGGCACAAGACTCTCTCACCATTTGGCATGTGAAGGAAGAGGACAGTGGAACATACCAGTGCTCCATCTTTGCTTCACTGGGAGGCACCAATCAGAATGGCCACGTGACCCTGCGGGTCTCAG TCTGCCTATCCTCCAGTGTAGCTACAAGTGTTGCAGTGACCACCCCAGGGACATCCTCCATTGCCTCCACACTTCACGCCCCACCAGCATTCTGCCTCTGCATCAGCTCTGCCATACCGCCCGCTGCCTGGCTCACCATCCTAGCTGTGCTCAACGTCATCAAAGTTCTGGCCTCCTACTGCAGTATACAG GCATTAAGAAGAATGAGGCGCCCAGAGCAGGAGGTCTCCTGGCGAGATGTGGACAAGGAGGAGGAAATGGTGCGGTCTCTGAAGGAACATGTCCAGAGGTTTTCTGTGATGAAACAGGAGCACGCTCTAGCAGCTGGTGCACAAGCGGTTAAATTCTATTCTGGTAGGAGTGTCAGAGGTGTTCCCCCGATGGCCTTCAGCAGGGCGAGAGAGGGGACCACACTTTTCTGA